In a single window of the Melissococcus plutonius ATCC 35311 genome:
- the aspS gene encoding aspartate--tRNA ligase, translating to MKRTIYCGDVTEKYLDKEIILKGWVQKRRDLGGLIFIDLRDREGIIQVVFNPKFSTTAFEIANKCRSEYVIEITGKVVYREANAINPKMKTDKVEVVATSVTILNEAITTPILIDDNEKVNDELRLKYRYLDLRRPKMTKNIKLRHQVTKAIRNYLDDNAFIDIETPYLAKSSPEGARDYLVPSRIHAGHFYALPQSPQIFKQLLMGAGFDRYYQLVRCFRDEDLRGDRQPEFTQVDIETTFLTAEEIQTMTEEMIERVMKETKGIEVTLPFPRISYDEAMARFGSDKPDTRFGMELIDIIDIAQKIDFKVFKSVLENGGQVKALNAKGAASKYSRKDLDHLAHDAEQYGAKGLAWVKVEEDGLKGPIAKFLMDVSDELIQKMSAQTGDLLIFVADTPNVVAATLGAMRSRFGRELEMIDESAFNFLWVVDWPLFEYSEEQDRYIAAHHPFTQPQAQDIQWLLNDPEKVYAEAYDIVLNGYELGGGSLRIYQRELQEKMFEALGFTNEVAEEQFGYLLEALTYGFPPHGGIALGLDRFVMLLAGEENIREVIAFPKNSKAADPMTNAPSLVSNEQLVELNLEVIDIED from the coding sequence ATGAAAAGAACAATTTATTGTGGTGATGTAACGGAAAAATATTTAGACAAGGAAATTATTTTAAAAGGATGGGTACAGAAACGTCGAGATCTTGGTGGATTGATTTTCATTGATCTAAGAGATCGTGAAGGAATTATTCAGGTTGTTTTTAATCCTAAATTTTCAACAACTGCTTTTGAAATTGCGAATAAGTGCCGTAGTGAATATGTTATTGAAATTACAGGAAAAGTAGTTTATCGTGAAGCAAATGCCATTAATCCAAAAATGAAAACAGACAAGGTAGAAGTGGTTGCTACTTCGGTTACTATTTTAAATGAGGCAATAACAACGCCTATTTTAATTGATGATAATGAAAAGGTGAACGATGAGCTACGTTTAAAATATCGTTATCTAGATTTAAGACGTCCTAAAATGACAAAGAACATTAAATTACGTCATCAAGTGACAAAGGCTATTCGAAATTATTTAGATGACAATGCCTTTATTGATATTGAAACGCCTTACTTAGCAAAATCTTCACCTGAGGGGGCCAGAGATTATTTGGTTCCTTCCCGAATTCATGCTGGTCATTTTTATGCATTGCCACAATCACCACAAATTTTTAAGCAATTATTAATGGGAGCCGGCTTTGATCGGTATTATCAATTGGTGCGTTGCTTTAGAGATGAAGATTTAAGAGGAGACCGTCAACCTGAATTTACTCAGGTTGATATTGAAACCACCTTTTTAACAGCTGAAGAAATTCAAACGATGACAGAAGAAATGATCGAAAGGGTAATGAAGGAAACAAAAGGAATAGAAGTGACCTTGCCTTTCCCAAGAATTAGTTATGATGAAGCAATGGCACGTTTTGGTAGTGATAAACCTGATACTCGTTTTGGCATGGAATTAATTGATATTATAGATATTGCTCAGAAAATTGATTTTAAAGTCTTTAAATCGGTATTAGAAAATGGTGGTCAGGTAAAAGCATTAAATGCTAAGGGGGCAGCTAGCAAATATTCACGAAAAGATCTAGATCATCTGGCTCATGATGCTGAACAATATGGTGCGAAAGGATTAGCCTGGGTAAAAGTCGAAGAAGACGGTCTAAAAGGCCCTATTGCTAAATTCTTAATGGATGTTTCTGATGAATTGATTCAAAAAATGTCAGCACAAACAGGTGATCTACTGATATTTGTAGCCGATACACCTAACGTAGTTGCAGCCACACTTGGTGCTATGCGTTCTCGTTTTGGTAGAGAACTAGAAATGATTGATGAATCTGCGTTTAATTTTTTATGGGTTGTTGATTGGCCATTATTTGAATATAGTGAAGAACAGGATCGCTATATTGCTGCTCATCACCCATTTACTCAACCACAAGCTCAAGATATCCAATGGTTATTAAACGATCCAGAAAAGGTTTATGCAGAAGCCTATGATATTGTATTGAATGGTTATGAATTAGGTGGCGGATCGCTACGTATCTATCAACGTGAACTACAAGAAAAAATGTTTGAAGCTTTAGGGTTTACAAATGAGGTTGCCGAAGAGCAATTTGGTTATCTTTTAGAAGCATTAACCTATGGCTTTCCACCACATGGTGGCATTGCACTTGGATTAGATCGTTTTGTTATGTTGCTCGCTGGAGAAGAGAATATTCGTGAAGTAATTGCTTTTCCAAAAAATAGCAAAGCAGCTGACCCTATGACAAATGCACCGAGTCTTGTCTCTAATGAACAATTAGTAGAATTAAACTTAGAAGTTATAGATATAGAAGATTAA
- the hisS gene encoding histidine--tRNA ligase, with translation MKYQRPKGTNDLLPSMSEKWQFIEETARLLFKDYQYKEIRTPIFENYEVIARSVGDTTDIVSKEMYDFYDKGDRHITLRPEGTAPIVRSFVENKLFGPEYAKPYKTYYMGPMFRYERPQAGRLRQFHQIGIETFGSENPAIDVEGMAMALDYFNQLGIKQIKLVINSLGDKETRTNYRQALIDYLEPRIDELSEDSRRRLYNNPLRVLDSKDKKDQFVVSEAPSILDYLSEKSKVHFDTVINMLNALNITYEIDSNMVRGLDYYTNTIFEIMSEAPGMGAQASICAGGRYDGLVEELGGPATSGFGFAMGVERLLLTMEAEQLTIPSADYLDVYVVGIGEEANLESLKLVQAIRNFGFSADRDFMNRKPKAQFKTADKLKAQLVLTIGSEELLERNVKIRSLKDHKEQTFSFDEVYDDFSAIYSRMLAE, from the coding sequence ATGAAATATCAAAGACCAAAAGGAACAAATGACTTATTACCCTCAATGTCAGAAAAATGGCAATTTATTGAAGAAACTGCTCGTTTGCTTTTTAAAGATTATCAATATAAGGAAATTAGAACACCTATTTTTGAAAATTACGAAGTTATTGCTAGAAGTGTTGGCGATACAACAGATATTGTATCAAAAGAAATGTATGATTTTTATGATAAAGGCGATCGCCATATTACCTTAAGACCTGAAGGCACAGCGCCAATCGTGCGTTCATTTGTTGAAAATAAACTATTTGGACCTGAATATGCAAAACCTTATAAAACTTATTATATGGGACCAATGTTTCGCTATGAACGACCACAAGCGGGAAGACTCCGTCAATTTCACCAAATTGGTATAGAAACCTTTGGTAGTGAAAATCCAGCGATTGATGTTGAGGGAATGGCTATGGCATTAGATTATTTCAATCAACTAGGGATTAAACAAATTAAATTAGTTATCAATTCCTTAGGAGATAAGGAAACACGAACCAATTATCGACAAGCCCTCATTGACTATCTTGAGCCAAGGATCGATGAACTAAGTGAGGATTCTAGGCGAAGACTCTATAATAATCCGCTTAGAGTATTAGATAGTAAAGATAAGAAGGATCAGTTTGTTGTTTCTGAAGCCCCTTCCATTCTAGATTATTTAAGTGAGAAGTCTAAAGTCCATTTTGATACAGTCATCAATATGCTGAATGCCTTAAACATTACCTATGAGATTGATAGTAATATGGTACGTGGATTAGATTATTATACAAATACAATTTTTGAAATTATGAGCGAAGCACCTGGAATGGGTGCACAAGCGTCAATTTGTGCAGGTGGCCGTTATGATGGGTTAGTCGAAGAACTCGGTGGTCCAGCTACTTCTGGCTTTGGTTTTGCCATGGGAGTTGAACGCCTACTTTTGACTATGGAAGCAGAACAGTTGACAATTCCATCGGCTGATTATTTAGATGTCTATGTTGTTGGTATTGGTGAAGAAGCTAATTTGGAATCTTTAAAATTAGTACAAGCTATTCGAAATTTTGGCTTTTCTGCAGATCGAGATTTTATGAATCGCAAACCAAAAGCACAGTTTAAAACAGCAGATAAACTAAAAGCTCAACTTGTTTTAACGATTGGTAGTGAAGAATTATTGGAACGCAATGTTAAGATTAGATCGTTAAAAGATCATAAAGAACAGACTTTTTCATTCGATGAAGTTTACGATGACTTTTCAGCTATTTACAGTAGAATGCTGGCGGAATAA